One Brevibacillus choshinensis genomic window carries:
- a CDS encoding copper amine oxidase N-terminal domain-containing protein: MHKSAKTGISVLLATTVLASPFVVVPKAAYALTVEDISADDTSADEETEYTIEFEIDKELKSGDEISVKFPSDFTVDKKLKKSDVTLEDDDGDDVSIDSVSVSSNVVTIELDEKVSKGTLLTLTIDNITNPEDKGTYSIGVKTSKETSYKNEKITIGKSSGSSSSSGSKFSVSQSTKSAEADITLTLGKFNLSSKSKLKKGKYIYVDFPTKDMLPKSISKSDVKVNGTKAEYVSIIDSDSIRIEVPSGADGDSYIKLEFSSSAGIKNPSSADNDYTFEIEYDDKTYTSEDMEVTGSARESFEVSLSDQTAGARSSYSFDIDLSTKLYSNTDIQIEFPSADMIPPVVSGYSVTVNGDQVGGVSVSNSKVSFRTPSGFKSTDKLTVKFAFDAYLTNPKTTGTYNLTARIDNKTYRSKSFDISGASAPVAVDNTAATIGLTRATASTPTGLQIAIKGLGAPIVRSQGFFEVVLPAGFKVPAYIPANQVTVNGTAANYVGVRGQNLIIVPTQDIPAKTAVQVNILEAGGIVNPPTTGVYSIGVYTSEEKGLLFARPATIVALNGVSFKANVASFTKSGKATALAAAPYIVNGNTLMPASFFRDGLGMSVTWTTTTARVVSGNTVMQFKVGSNVATINGQNVTLPVAVQLKNKIPTLPLRTITDRTGHKIVFVNGNYTVYK; this comes from the coding sequence TTGCACAAAAGCGCAAAAACAGGAATTTCCGTATTGCTGGCGACTACGGTGTTGGCAAGTCCATTCGTCGTGGTGCCAAAAGCCGCTTATGCTTTAACTGTCGAGGATATTTCGGCGGATGATACGAGCGCAGATGAAGAAACAGAATATACGATTGAGTTTGAAATCGACAAGGAATTGAAATCGGGGGACGAGATTTCCGTCAAGTTTCCATCAGATTTCACTGTCGATAAAAAGCTGAAAAAATCAGATGTGACCCTTGAAGATGACGATGGCGACGATGTCTCGATCGACAGCGTTTCGGTCAGCAGCAATGTCGTCACAATTGAGCTGGACGAAAAGGTAAGCAAAGGAACATTGCTCACCTTGACCATCGATAACATCACCAACCCGGAAGACAAAGGGACCTATTCGATCGGGGTCAAAACGTCCAAGGAAACGAGCTATAAAAACGAAAAAATCACCATCGGCAAATCCTCTGGCAGCAGCAGTAGCAGCGGGAGCAAATTCAGCGTATCCCAAAGCACCAAATCAGCAGAAGCAGACATCACTTTGACACTTGGCAAGTTCAACCTGTCGTCCAAGTCCAAATTGAAAAAAGGAAAATACATTTATGTAGATTTCCCTACCAAAGATATGCTCCCGAAAAGCATCAGCAAATCGGATGTCAAAGTGAATGGCACCAAGGCCGAGTACGTCTCCATCATCGACAGCGATTCCATTCGCATCGAGGTTCCAAGCGGGGCAGACGGAGACAGCTATATCAAGCTGGAATTCTCCTCGTCTGCAGGAATCAAGAATCCGTCAAGTGCTGACAACGACTACACCTTTGAGATTGAATACGATGACAAGACGTATACATCTGAGGATATGGAAGTGACGGGGTCGGCTCGTGAGTCGTTTGAAGTCTCGTTGTCCGATCAGACAGCAGGGGCTCGTTCGAGCTATTCGTTCGACATCGATCTCTCGACCAAGCTCTATTCCAACACAGACATCCAGATTGAGTTCCCGAGTGCTGACATGATTCCGCCTGTGGTTTCGGGCTACAGCGTAACAGTCAACGGCGATCAGGTCGGCGGTGTCAGTGTGAGCAACAGCAAAGTATCCTTCCGCACACCAAGCGGATTCAAGAGCACCGACAAACTCACGGTCAAATTTGCCTTTGACGCCTATTTGACGAACCCGAAAACAACGGGTACATACAACCTGACAGCGAGGATCGACAATAAAACGTACCGTTCGAAAAGCTTTGATATCTCGGGCGCATCCGCGCCGGTTGCGGTAGATAACACGGCTGCGACCATCGGATTGACCCGCGCTACCGCTTCTACTCCGACAGGCTTGCAGATTGCGATCAAGGGACTGGGTGCCCCTATCGTACGCTCCCAAGGCTTCTTTGAAGTCGTCCTGCCAGCTGGCTTCAAGGTGCCTGCCTATATCCCAGCCAATCAGGTGACCGTCAACGGAACTGCCGCCAACTATGTGGGCGTCCGCGGGCAAAATCTGATTATCGTGCCTACGCAGGATATTCCGGCAAAGACAGCAGTCCAGGTCAACATCCTGGAAGCAGGGGGGATCGTAAACCCTCCGACGACAGGTGTGTACAGCATCGGGGTCTACACCTCTGAGGAAAAAGGGCTGCTGTTTGCAAGGCCAGCGACGATTGTGGCACTCAATGGAGTGAGCTTCAAGGCAAACGTAGCTTCGTTCACCAAATCGGGCAAGGCAACGGCATTGGCAGCAGCACCTTACATCGTCAATGGCAATACGCTGATGCCTGCTTCGTTCTTCCGCGATGGACTGGGTATGTCCGTCACATGGACGACGACCACTGCGAGAGTCGTGAGCGGCAATACGGTCATGCAGTTCAAGGTGGGCTCCAACGTGGCGACGATCAACGGACAAAATGTCACATTGCCTGTAGCCGTTCAATTGAAGAACAAAATACCGACACTGCCTCTGCGTACGATCACCGACCGGACTGGTCACAAGATTGTCTTTGTCAATGGCAACTACACGGTATACAAATAA
- the yabP gene encoding sporulation protein YabP, whose protein sequence is MMEHTKRPRHEVVMINRRSLAISGVKNVESFDSEEFLLETEGGFLTIRGQNLHMKNLSLETGEVAIEGLVHEMAYLEQGQAGDRSRGFFGKLFK, encoded by the coding sequence ATGATGGAGCACACGAAGCGGCCTCGCCATGAAGTCGTGATGATCAATCGACGCAGTCTGGCGATTTCGGGTGTGAAAAACGTCGAAAGCTTTGACAGTGAAGAGTTTCTTTTGGAGACAGAGGGCGGCTTTTTAACCATACGAGGACAAAATCTGCATATGAAAAATCTGAGTTTGGAAACCGGAGAAGTGGCGATCGAGGGTCTGGTTCACGAAATGGCCTATCTGGAGCAAGGGCAGGCCGGCGATCGGTCGAGAGGGTTCTTCGGTAAGCTGTTCAAGTGA
- the yabQ gene encoding spore cortex biosynthesis protein YabQ — MSIGIQLQTVLAMSTCGALMGMGFDTYHVFKGKSKLPLWMIFIFDILFWVGSMGAVFLILVKVNDGIIRFPIFFGMIFGAWVYFLLGSKKYIHFLHRVIKFCQWFYRTVLQIIDTLVVRPILFFYRVILMVLAFLYSVLLAILGFLWKVIRFVTSPFARWGQHLGKKMFGKSKGIWTNWKNWFHSKRKRE, encoded by the coding sequence GTGAGTATCGGCATCCAGCTTCAGACGGTGCTGGCCATGTCGACGTGTGGTGCTCTCATGGGAATGGGCTTTGATACGTACCATGTGTTCAAGGGAAAAAGCAAACTGCCCCTTTGGATGATCTTCATTTTTGACATTCTGTTTTGGGTAGGCAGCATGGGAGCCGTTTTCTTGATATTAGTAAAAGTAAATGACGGGATCATTCGGTTTCCCATCTTTTTTGGAATGATTTTCGGCGCTTGGGTATATTTTTTATTGGGTAGTAAGAAGTATATCCATTTTCTACATCGCGTGATAAAATTTTGTCAGTGGTTTTATCGAACGGTATTGCAAATCATTGACACCCTGGTTGTGCGTCCCATCCTCTTTTTCTACCGAGTGATCCTCATGGTGCTGGCATTTTTGTATTCCGTGTTGCTCGCGATCCTCGGCTTTTTGTGGAAAGTGATACGTTTTGTCACTTCACCTTTTGCCAGATGGGGTCAACATTTAGGGAAAAAAATGTTCGGAAAATCAAAAGGAATTTGGACCAATTGGAAGAATTGGTTTCACTCAAAGAGAAAGCGGGAGTAA
- a CDS encoding FtsB family cell division protein, with the protein MMKEATSSPTINRKGQKRRMRFFFFFILCFFVWTGYTLYLQSGVLSQKEAELEALKQESAVLLQQQEELTYEASRLNDKEYLAELARKRIYYTKPGESIYVIPE; encoded by the coding sequence ATGATGAAAGAAGCAACGTCCTCTCCAACTATCAATCGAAAAGGGCAGAAACGAAGAATGCGGTTTTTTTTCTTTTTCATTCTTTGTTTTTTCGTCTGGACTGGCTATACCCTGTACTTGCAAAGCGGCGTCCTGTCGCAGAAAGAAGCCGAGCTGGAAGCGTTGAAACAAGAGTCGGCCGTGCTATTGCAGCAGCAAGAGGAGCTGACGTATGAAGCGAGTCGGTTGAACGATAAGGAATATCTGGCGGAGCTGGCGCGCAAACGAATTTACTACACCAAGCCTGGTGAGAGCATCTACGTGATTCCGGAGTAG
- a CDS encoding S1 RNA-binding domain-containing protein translates to MGVEIGSKLEGKVTGITKFGAFVELPGNVTGLVHISEIADTFVKDIHEFLKVGDTVTVKVLNIREGKIGLSIKKAQEKERPPRHHRERGEGFEDKLNRFLKESEDRQSSLKKNGDKKGRGRQH, encoded by the coding sequence ATGGGAGTCGAGATCGGGAGCAAACTTGAAGGAAAAGTGACAGGGATTACGAAGTTTGGGGCCTTTGTGGAGCTGCCTGGAAATGTGACCGGTCTTGTGCACATCAGCGAAATTGCAGACACGTTTGTCAAAGACATTCACGAATTTTTGAAAGTCGGGGATACGGTAACCGTGAAGGTGCTGAATATCCGGGAGGGCAAGATCGGTCTGTCAATCAAGAAGGCGCAGGAAAAGGAAAGACCTCCACGTCATCACCGTGAGCGAGGGGAAGGCTTTGAAGATAAGCTCAATCGGTTTTTAAAAGAGAGCGAAGACCGCCAGTCCTCATTAAAGAAAAATGGGGACAAGAAGGGGCGCGGTCGACAACATTGA